One genomic region from Sparus aurata chromosome 15, fSpaAur1.1, whole genome shotgun sequence encodes:
- the LOC115596070 gene encoding polymeric immunoglobulin receptor-like, with amino-acid sequence MQLSLLLCSLSEMAVTLSFLLIFIILKGIHSITTVSKVSVKDGGSISIPCLYESKYINNTKYLCKGYYWTYCSYAVKTNRPSSGKFSISDDKIQRIFTVMIKDLKERDRGYWCAVEINNGYDAGKPFNLSVTRGTPSLYVDHQEITGLIGDKITIKCHHLYPGEMKWCRLGSSCVTEPSGLIDGTAVTIDRSVPNVFTVAMRGLRTESSGWYLCVQGDLQMPVHLTVKEKSTSDQEPTLSLTPACEVPTPSFLTSFTIRLSLLVLFVMVTSFILFMVKKRNQTKESSATTLVKHADSFPNKCLYQEGFLLCLLCIWNLFSSLIRRYSHCN; translated from the exons ATGCAGTTGAGTCTTttactctgctctctctctgaaaTGGCTGTTACACTCagcttcctcctcatcttcatcataCTCAAAG GAATTCACAGCATAACTACAGTCAGTAAAGTGTCAGTGAAGGATGGAGGCTCAATCTCTATCCCATGTCTCTATGAGTCCAAATAcataaacaatacaaaatacTTATGTAAAGGATATTATTGGACCTACTGCTCATATGCAGTTAAAACGAACAGACCAAGTTCAGGGAAGTTTTCAATCTCTGATGACAAAATCCAAAGAATCTTCACTGTGATGATAAAAGATCTGAAGGAACGGGACCGTGGTTACTGGTGTGCTGTGGAGATTAATAATGGGTACGATGCAGGAAAGCCTTTCAACCTGTCAGTCACCAGAG GTACACCCAGTCTCTATGTGGATCATCAGGAGATCACAGGATTAATTGGAGATAAAATAACCATCAAGTGTCACCATCTTTATCCTGGAGAAATGAAGTGGTGCAGGCTGGGCAGCTCCTGTGTGACGGAGCCATCTGGATTAATAGATGGAACAGCAGTGACCATCGATAGGAGTGTCCCCAATGTTTTTACTGTGGCTATGAGAGGACTGAGGACAGAGAGCAGTGGTTGGTATTTGTGTGTCCAGGGAGACTTACAGATGCCAGTACATTTAActgttaaagagaaatctacAAGTG ACCAAGAACCGACCTTGTCACTAACTCCTGCATGTGAGGTTCCTACACCTAG TTTCTTAACCAGTTTTACCATCCGTCTGAGCCTGTTGGTCTTGTTTGTAATGGTGACCTCGTTCATCTTGTTTATGGTCAAAAAACGTA ACCAGACAAAAGAATCTTCAGCCACAACACTGGTAAAACATGCAGATTCATTTCCCAATAAATGTTTGTATCAAGAAGGCTTTTTACTATGTTTACTTTGTATATGGAACCTTTTTTCATCATTGATAAGAAGGTACAGTCACTGCAACTGA